The following are encoded in a window of Haloarcula halophila genomic DNA:
- a CDS encoding translation initiation factor eIF-1A → MSETSGRRNLRMPSTDELFAVVTEHNGGNHVRIQCEDGENRMGRIPGRMKFRTWINEGDIVIAEPWDWQDEKANIEWRYEGQDADQLRAEGHIDSLTA, encoded by the coding sequence ATGAGCGAAACTTCTGGGCGACGGAACCTCCGGATGCCCTCGACAGACGAGCTGTTCGCAGTCGTAACCGAACACAACGGCGGCAACCACGTTAGAATCCAGTGCGAAGACGGTGAGAACCGTATGGGTCGAATTCCTGGCCGGATGAAGTTCCGGACCTGGATCAACGAGGGCGACATCGTGATCGCCGAACCGTGGGACTGGCAGGACGAGAAGGCAAACATCGAGTGGCGCTACGAGGGGCAGGACGCCGACCAGCTCCGTGCCGAAGGCCACATCGACTCCCTGACTGCATAA